The Sporichthyaceae bacterium DNA segment GTCTGGACGGGGTCGTGTCGTTGGAGGACCTGCTCGAGGAACTCGTCGGTGATGTGCTCGATGAGCACGAGCACGATCCCTCGCCGTACGGGATGCCCGATCTGAACGCCGAGGGCACCTGGACCCTGTCCGGGCTGCTGCGCCCCGACGAGGTCGCCGAGCACACCGGGGTCGAGATCCCGGACGGCGGCGCGGTCTACGAAACCTTGGCCGGCCTGGTGATGGCCACCCTGGGCAAGGTGCCCGCCGCGGGCGATGAGGTGCAGATCGACGGCGTACGACTGCGGGTGCTGAGCATGGACGGCCGCCGGGTCGACCAGGTCGAGTTGTTCGCCCCGCCGCCCACAGAGCCCGAGGAGGGGGAGGAGGTATGAGCGGGGCGCTGCTGGTGTCGGTGCTGCTGTTGGCCGCCAATGCCTTTTTCGTCGCTGCTTCCTTCGCGCTCGTGTCGGCCCGACGCTCGCAGATCGAGCCGTGGGCCGCGGCCGGATCGCGGCGGGCGCGCCGGGCCCTGCACGCGATGGAACACCTGGCCGAGCAGATGGCCGGTGCGCAACTGGGCATCACGGTGTGCTCGGTGGGTTTGGGTGCGCTCGCCGAACCTGCGCTGTCCGACCTGCTCGACGGGCCGGTACGTGGCGTCGGCCTGCCCAGCGGCTCGGTTGAGCCGATCGCGTTCGTGCTGGCGCTGCTGATCGTGGTGTTCGCCCATGTGCTGCTCGGCGAGATGGTGCCGAAGAACTTCACGCTCGCGCTGCCGGAGCGCACGGTGGTGGCCCTCGGCCCGCCGCTGAGCCGGTTCTCCCGGGCCCTGGGCCCGGTGCTCTTCGCGATCCGGGGCAGCGCCAATGCTGTGCTGCGGGTGCTGCGGATTTCACCGACCGACGCGGTGGAGCACGCCTTCGGGCTGCCGGAGGTGGCCGCCATGGCCGCCGAGTCGCACCGGGAGGGCCTGCTGGATGACGAGGAGTACCGCTTGATGGCCCGAGCGCTGGACTTCACCACCGCGCGGGCCGCGGACGTCGCGATCCCGATGGCGAAGCTGCACACCCTGCCGGTCGGGGCCGGTTCCGCCCGGGTGGAAGAGCTCGCCGTGCGGACCCGACACATGCGCTTCCCGGTACTGGACCCGGCGGGCCGAGTGGTGGGCTATGTACACGCGAAAGACCTGTTGCACGGGGTCAATGGGGACGGTCGCGGGACCCCGCAGCTACGCCCACTGCCGGTGATCGCGGCGGAAACCCCATTGCCGGAGGCGCTGACCATGCTGCGCGAGGCGCGAGCCCCCATGGCGGTGATCGGCAACCGGGCCCGACCGACCGGTGTGCTCACCCTCGACGACGTGGTCGTGGCGCTCGTTCGAGCGGGTCGGCCGACCCCGCCCGTAGCCCCCTGACCTGTATAAATACGGTCATCATTGGACACGACACGCGCGGCCCGGCACGCCACGCGGAAGCAATTTGACTCTCCTCGGACGCGCTCGTAATGTTGCGCCGTCGCCTGAACGGGAGCACCGGACACACTGTGGCCGGTCCTTTGGCGGCCCCCGGAAAAGTCTTCAACCGCGAGGCCACATCGGCTGAGCGGTTGAACTGCTGTGGGGAGCAGGTCCGCGGAAACCCCGATTTGACGGGGTAGAGGCAAATGCGTAAGCTAGGAGAGTTGCCCCGAAAACGGTTGAGAGACCCGAAATCGGTGTGCATCCGTACCTTGAGAACTCAACAGCGTGCCGAAAGTCAATGCCAAATAACCCCGTGGGTGGGTGCCTTTAGTGCACCCACGAAACGGATTCCTTTGGTCGTCGGAACGGGTTCGTCAGTGGCCCGAACCGACTGCCAGGACACTCCGGTGTCTGCTCCGCTGCTTCGCCGCAGTGGGGTGCACGACAAAGACATCAAC contains these protein-coding regions:
- a CDS encoding CNNM domain-containing protein; amino-acid sequence: MSGALLVSVLLLAANAFFVAASFALVSARRSQIEPWAAAGSRRARRALHAMEHLAEQMAGAQLGITVCSVGLGALAEPALSDLLDGPVRGVGLPSGSVEPIAFVLALLIVVFAHVLLGEMVPKNFTLALPERTVVALGPPLSRFSRALGPVLFAIRGSANAVLRVLRISPTDAVEHAFGLPEVAAMAAESHREGLLDDEEYRLMARALDFTTARAADVAIPMAKLHTLPVGAGSARVEELAVRTRHMRFPVLDPAGRVVGYVHAKDLLHGVNGDGRGTPQLRPLPVIAAETPLPEALTMLREARAPMAVIGNRARPTGVLTLDDVVVALVRAGRPTPPVAP